TTTAATGATTTCTTGTTGATAATACCAGATGATATAGAAATAGTATCTAATAGAAAAGTAAAATCCTTGCTATTAATAAGATCTTCTTTTTGTTCATCAATTTTTTCTCTTTTTCTTCCAACTTTTGATACTTGACATCTAGATTTTCTTCTTTTTTTACTAATCGAGATTCTTTTTTAGAAATTTCTTGTTTCATTTCTTTAATTTCTTGATCGGCTTCCCTTTTTTTATTTAAAATATCTTCTTTAATTTTTAAATTTTCCTCTTTTTTAAAAGCCTCCAATTCTCTATTTAAATCTTTTTTATTAGTATCAAATTTTCTTTTTGCATCAACTATTTTTA
The sequence above is a segment of the Oceanivirga salmonicida genome. Coding sequences within it:
- a CDS encoding Rnase Y domain-containing protein; amino-acid sequence: KIVDAKRKFDTNKKDLNRELEAFKKEENLKIKEDILNKKREADQEIKEMKQEISKKESRLVKKEENLDVKYQKLEEKEKKLMNKKKILLIARILLFY